aaactggCAATTgcagaaaaagtcagaattgtgagataaaagatcgcaattgctttttaatttttatttctgtgacaaaCTAAAACGTCACAATTGCATGATGTAAACTcggaattcagagaaaaaattaaataaacgtgAGACttaaacttagaattctgagaaaacaagtcaaaaatgtGAGATGTGTggaaaacatgcaaatatttgtcaaaaaggctgatattaaaaatatttaatttttttttttttttgccatattggccagttatttttttaagaactttttgttattaaaaataaaataaataaaatcttttttttttttaatcgagcTTTTATCACCTGTATGTTACCCATAACCCCAGTGGACTCCATACGACTGGCCACATTTACAGTGTTTCCCCAAATATCGAAATGAGGTTTGCGAGCGCCAATCACTCCAGCTAACACACCACCCTTATTCAGACctgacaataaaacacacacaaacagcatggTCACAATACcataaatatacagtaacacATCCTCAATGCTATTATTATATAAGCAGAAGTTATACGGGTCTGTAGTTCAGTCAGACGCTTGCTGACCTATACGCAGCATGAAGTTATTGAATGACTGTTTGTTTAGGTTTCCAAGTGTGACTTTCATAGCCAGTGCAAAGTCTGCCAAATCAGCAAAGTGTTGCCAGCGCTCCAAGATGGACTGATCCTCTGTCTGTATAACACACAAATCATCATCAGTAACACAGTCTATATTAGTGTATTATGAGCTCTAGTTTGTGTTGTGGAGCTGACCTTGCGGTCGGTGTATCTGTTAGTGTTGCTCTCCGGCGTCACGCCTGATGCAGCCATGTATGTGCTACCAATGGTCTTGATCTTCGTAATGTGGCGAAAGTCTGTGCGATCCAGAAGCTACTCAGAAtcaaaaaacacatcatatgaTATTAAAGAGAACTTCTGCTGAACAAATAATGACATATGCAAGAAATAAAGGACATAGAGACACTCACACTGTCAAAGTCAGAGATGATCTCATTCAGGATTCGGAGGCATTCTATCCCTCCATTGTTTATACTCTCCTCCGTATAAAAGTCAGAGAAGTTGGGAATAGAGGCGAACATCACACCAATCTCATCATAAGACTGACTGTAAAGTTCCTGCAatagacaaataaaaatcaatgtgcACATTTATTAATGACTAAACTAATATAAAGATTACTCTGACAGGAATATAGAGAAAAGGAcattataactttttatcttataattcagattttttttttttttgaggatactGTGAATTTTTTAGTGATaatgtgattataattttttttattttttttttgtttttcttatatttctgaaaatcttttttttttttcttgttttttttttatgaattgaaaaaagccaaaattgtgcgaaaaaactcagaattggtgagataaaaagttgcaatgcGAGATGTACACGCTGTGGCCGAAGTTTGGGAtagaaaaaagtctaaactgatataaattgcaagaaaaaaagccaaCAAATTTTGAGATGGATAACTTAGATATTTAagagataaaaattaaaaaaatgcaaagaaaagcCCAACTTGCGTATATGAAATTTTGAtttcagaaaaagtaaaaatgggGATATAAGAAAAGttataaactgataaaaaataaaattaaaaaaaagatatttagtttagatatttatagatatttaaaagataattacgatatgtaaacttagaattcagagaaaaaaagccaaaattgCGAGATGGAAAATTAGATTtaagagaaaaaatttaaaaatgcgaGATGTACACAAAAGTCAGAAGTCTGGGATATAAGAAAAGTTATAAactgatataaacttgcaaaaaaaaaaaaaaaaaaaaaagatatttatagatatttaaaagataattacaataagtaaacttagaattcagaTAAAAAATTGCGAGATGGAAATTTAGATTtaagagaaaaaatttaaaaatgcgaGATGTACACAAAAAAGTCAGAAGTATGGGATATAAGAAAAGTTATAAactgatataaacttgcaaaaaaaaaaaagatatttagtttaggtatttatagatatttaaaatataattacgatatgtaaacttagaattcagagaaaaaaagccaaaattgaaattttgaattttgagaaaaaggttaaaattatgagatgtaaactcaaaattttgagaataaaaggCAGAAAAGTAGGATTAAGAAAATAAGGTTTAAATtgttattctgtggcagaaacaagcttttcATACCTCATCTCTCTTCTTTGAGCCCAGGAAGTGTTTGGCCACGTGTTCAGGAAGCATGTTAGTGACCAGCGCCTCGTTGTATGTTCTCATTTCATATACTTTCTCCTTCTGATCATGAACCTCAATCTTCCACAGAAACAGTTTACGCGACAGTCTTTCCACCTGAGAGAGGAACAAAATACAGAATTAACATgctaatatttgtgaaaatatgaaataaacttGAGTTTTTAAGCTATTGTTCGACATACTTGACGTGCAAAATAGTAGAAACTCATCATCATGACGATAATCATCATGGTCAGCAGATATCTGGTGGGAACCACTGAATAACTGAGGAGTCATAGAAAGTAATGAAAAACAATTTCAGGTGTCAGACaatttttttgagtggtttgaaGCTCAACTTAACCTTGCATTTTATTCACTAAATACAGAATCCAATTTAACTgggtgaaaaataatataaataagtcaatgtcatgtcaaaaaaaaaaaaacattaatcatacAGTAACTGTGATTAATCAGGGatgtttcttaaacagcaaagcagcatattagaataatttctgaaggattatgtgacactgaagactggagtaatgatgctgaaaattcagttttgcatcagataaataaatagcatttttaaatatattcaaatagacaacagttattataaattgtaataatattttacattatgtattttgatCACTTTTCAAACATATGGTCTGGACTCAAACTCAAGCTTGTCTCACCTGTAGTCCAGGTAGCGAATTAAATCATAGATGTTgtaaatgtacatccagctgTGGATGTTTACGGCacctgttgctatggtaaccaaCAGCATCAGCGCCAGCTTGACCACATGGCTGAGCTGCACGAGCATGACGGTTGCCACGAGTGATAGCACTGATATGTATCCGTAGTGTTTGGGGTTCTCGGCACATCCGCCGTCACCCAGTGACTCGAGGGTCATGCCGGATGTGGAGTTCAGCAGCACAAGAGGGGGCTGAACACAGCTCAGCTGAAGAAAAAGGACAAGAAAAAGACTTCTGTTTGCGAGGTTCAATAGTCGAGCTGCATGACGTCATACAAACACGCCAGAACAAAGAATGATTTACACagtcagtaataataatttggaaAGAGGTAAAATGTGTCTTTTCTCACCATATCGGCCACCTCAGCCATGGTCAGAACAAATATGGCAGCCATGGCCCATGTGTTACGAGCCCAACGTGTGCGGTCGATCCACTGCGAGAATGACACCAGCCTCCGGGGGAAGACCTGATACACGGACATCACAATGTTACACAAACAGTCTCTCTCTCATAGCATtgtaattgttaactaaaattaaaattattagaaatagTTTGCATTAATTGAAgtaaagctttattttaaatactatgtatttattatagcaattacaataactgggtaataacaaGGTGCTAActctgaacctacccctaaacctaagcGTAACCCGTGTTACCCTGGTACTTTCTTgggtaagtacactgtaagtacaagtactgtaaattaaagtgtagccaataaaatactataaaagtataaaatatactaattctaaataataaatactataaatgtatataaataaaatagcataaaatactaaaaatataaaatactaaaatatactaaGAAATACACtaagtaatgaataaaatatttgaaaatatttaaaatactaaaataacattgctctCTCATGACAATAAAAATTAGGCGAATCACATGACAAACTTTCAAGGGCAAATCTGGCTAATActtaaccccaaaataaaaaggaaaataaatataatttatatttaatataaataataataaataaattacatgtttaaatgaagtctatttttagaatattaattataaaccacattactgtaatttcaaaaaataatatttaaattattttaaataattttggaaatttaaaaatgattgaaaTCTGTAAAGTTGGTATTATTTATTGTACAGCCTTTAATGTATGATTTATTCTTGCAGTAGTCCAGTAAAaagtagagtaaaaaaaaatctaattaaaatctaATGAGAAGCATCATTTACgacaataataattattgtcaATGATGGTGTGGGTCACAATGCTAAAATGCTTAAAACTaagctttattttcattaactaaaatataatttttattttcttaaatttttgggggggggggggggttgaagtGAATTATGACCCAAATATGTTGTCATGAGATTCATTCAATCAtctactgctgtgatgttggacTCACTTGAGGAAAGATGGCCGCTAGTGAACACAGAGTCAGAATCAGCAGTAACAGCTCACCAACAGCCAGGGTCACATAATTCACAATCAGCCTGTCAAAAATCAAGCAGATATGTGACAACATTACACAAGTGTCAATATCAATAAAATGTTACATGAATAATCCATTTATCATGTTGTATAAGTGACGAGTTATTTATGATCTTCACTCACTGTGGATCGATGAGCATTTCCATGGCTGAGGTAAAAATCAGAACGACACAACAACAGCTGAACGCAACACCCGTCCGTCTCTCCTTCTCTGCTGAATAACGAGACTCCAGATCAGAGTCCTCAAACCTCAGAGACAGAGTTGACgtcttcttcttctccagactgagagagagacagtgatgTGAGACAGGGGCAAAAAGACAAAACCACTGGGTTCAAATAAGAATAAACTGTAATTacgtctcctctgtctctctctccagcaAAGCTTTATTCAGCAAGTGGTTCAGATGTTCGTCCTCCATCCCTTCATCGGTCATATTAACCAACTGCAGCTGCTGAGAAACCACACatacaggtcaaaggtcaagatggatagatagatagacagacagacagacaggtggatagacagaacgatagatagatagacattgaGACAGTCAGAATAAAGTAAGACAGATAGtctgacagatagatagacagtcagacagacagatagccatacagacagatagacagacagacagtcagtcagacagacagacagacaggcaggcagtcagacagacagacagacaggcaggcagtcagacaaacagataatcagtaagacagacagacagacaggcagacagacagatagacagacagacagacagacagacaggcagtcaggacagacagacagacagacaggacaggcAGGCAgtcagacaggacagacagacagatagacagatagacagtcagacagacagacagacagagaggcagtcAGACAAACAGATAATCAGTAagacagctagacagacagacagacagacagacagacagactgagtgagagagagagagacagacagacagacagacaggcagtcagtcagactgacagacagacagacaggcagacagatagtcagacagacagacagacagacagacagacagatagacagatagacagtcagacagacagaccagacaggcagtcagaccagacagacagacagacagacagatagtcagacagacagacaggacagacagacagacagacagacagatagacagatagacagaagacCAGACAGacgaccgacagacagacagacagacagacagacagaatagacagacagacagacagatagacagacagtcagacagacagacagacagaagacagacagatagacagttcagagacagacagtcagacagacagacagacaggcagtcagacagcagacggacagacagacagcagacagacagacaggcagtcagacagcagacggacagacagacagcagacagacagacagacaggcagtcagacagcagacagacagacagacataggatacagacagatagacagatagacgtcagacagacagacaggacagatagatagacagatagatagacagacagatagacaggacagacagacagacagacattcagacagacagacaggacagacagacagaacagacatagatcagtcagacagacagacagacagactttttttctttagtaaatacacatttttcttaCTCCATCTATGCGTTGGTCGGTTTGtcaacagatagacagacagacagacagacagacagacaggcagcagtcagacagacagatattcagacagagacagacagatagacagacagacatatagacagacagacagatagatagataggacagacagacagacagacagacagacagacagacagacagtcaaacagacagacagacagaccaacagtcagacagacagacagacagacagacagacagacagatcagacAAACAGAGTAagacagctagacagacagatagacagacagacagacagatagatagtcagacagacagacagacagacagacagacagacagacagacaggtagtcagacagatagtcagacagacagacagacagacagacagtcagacagacagacagacagacagacagaaggatagatagacagtcagacagacagatagtcagacagacagacagacagacagacactcagacagacggtcagacagacagacagacagacagacagacagatagtcagacagataGTCAgatgtcagacagacagacagacagacagacagacagatagacagaatgacagacagacggacggacggacagacagacagatagacagacagacagacagaaagacagacagacagacagacagacagaccaagacagacagacagacagataaatagacagacagacagacagacagacagacagagagacagacagacagacagacagacagacagatagtcagacagacagacagacagacagatagacagacagaaagacagatagacagatagacagatagatagatagatagatggatagatagatagatctcacCTGTGTTTCTGACTCCTCAGGTATGTTCTTTACTGACGTGTAGCTGCCGCATGGTTTTGTGGTGTGGATCACCTGAAGAAAGTTTCAGATGAGTTATAGATGAGAACAGCAGATCACAGTATAAGAATTACGGTGATGATACGCACTGTGCCGTTGGTTACTCCGTTTGTTTTGGGAGTGTCTTTAGACACCAGAACCAGGTATGTGTCGATGCCTTTCTCCAGAAGATACTCGCAGCGCTCTCCTCCATTGCCCTCTTCCAGCTCAAATTCACCATGCAAACAGTCCTTTGTGCTCTGAGAGATGTGCACACGCCTGCAGACACAGCAGAATGAGAGTCACCTGCTCTGTAATTCACAAACACATCTATTCTAGAAAATAATGGTTTAAATTCAGATTGTAGTTGATCTCACCCCGGGATTCCTCCTGACTCCATCTTGTTTGCCACGGTTACATCAGTGGACCAGACATCAAACTGCCAGCGCTTCTGTCCCAGGACTCCACCGAGGACAGTACCCGTGTGCACACCTACACGCATGTCCACTTCCGTCTGAGTTTTTTCACGAACATATCTGAGCAGAAGTGAGAAGAATATGAGCCATTTGGACTGTCTGCTTTAtagttgtttattaattttatttaattacaatatgtacattaatatttgttaataaaaaaataaaaataataaatttttttttttttatataaatgtatatattcgcataaaaactgtatattatattttgtatattgtaattgcatattttaataatatatctaatatattattatatataattttattttatatttatatttattttaatttatattttatatatgtgtatatatctttaagtatataaaattaaatgcaattttataaaaaatgtcatataaaatcattttaaaacaatcaataaacagTTGTTGGTATAGATATAATTGAATACAATTAATTCTGCCAGCACTGAATTACTATGCACTACaaactttatgtgtgtgtgtgtgtgtgtgtgtgtgtgtgtgttgtt
This portion of the Cyprinus carpio isolate SPL01 chromosome A20, ASM1834038v1, whole genome shotgun sequence genome encodes:
- the LOC109113124 gene encoding adenylate cyclase type 3-like, producing MSVNGIRDGPVTLAETHTGGGAHEMTARGTGLSLPRFVRLKFTPESLEKVYQTYFLRQRQETLLVLIVFAALFNGYVVIMCAVVYSQDKLKTLAVAAGGLASDILLYILCRFRLLPDSVSRSLVPYALWLLITVHVLCYFSLNFAGFYAAGDTVGWQTFFLFSFFLTLPLPLAPIALLSALSCCAHTLLLGFTIAQRHQDKLQLTVLIRQLVANLMLYFAAMLVGVMSYFMADRMYRTAFLEAKQSLEVSLTLKEQSQQQEELLLSILPKHIADEMLQGMKKGANQKSDAQQFNTMYMYRHENVSILFADIVGFTQLSSAVTPKELVKLLNELFARFDKLAAQHHQLRIKILGDCYYCICGLPDYREDHAVCSIMMGLSMVEAISYVREKTQTEVDMRVGVHTGTVLGGVLGQKRWQFDVWSTDVTVANKMESGGIPGRVHISQSTKDCLHGEFELEEGNGGERCEYLLEKGIDTYLVLVSKDTPKTNGVTNGTVIHTTKPCGSYTSVKNIPEESETQQLQLVNMTDEGMEDEHLNHLLNKALLERETEETLEKKKTSTLSLRFEDSDLESRYSAEKERRTGVAFSCCCVVLIFTSAMEMLIDPQLIVNYVTLAVGELLLLILTLCSLAAIFPQVFPRRLVSFSQWIDRTRWARNTWAMAAIFVLTMAEVADMLSCVQPPLVLLNSTSGMTLESLGDGGCAENPKHYGYISVLSLVATVMLVQLSHVVKLALMLLVTIATGAVNIHSWMYIYNIYDLIRYLDYSYSVVPTRYLLTMMIIVMMMSFYYFARQVERLSRKLFLWKIEVHDQKEKVYEMRTYNEALVTNMLPEHVAKHFLGSKKRDEELYSQSYDEIGVMFASIPNFSDFYTEESINNGGIECLRILNEIISDFDSLLDRTDFRHITKIKTIGSTYMAASGVTPESNTNRYTDRKTEDQSILERWQHFADLADFALAMKVTLGNLNKQSFNNFMLRIGLNKGGVLAGVIGARKPHFDIWGNTVNVASRMESTGVMGNIQVVEDCCNILKEYGFRFVRRGPIYVKGKGELLTFFMKGKDKPVAKTTAVSLPHQIPDKS